From the genome of Pelosinus fermentans DSM 17108:
CAAAAGTAATATCCATTTCATAATGCATCAATATCTACAGCATATTCGATTTTATTGGCAACCTCTTTGGCGAGAGTATTACCAAAAAGAATTTTAAGAATATAAAAGTCAAGTTCTAAGCCTGAGGTCACTCCTGCAGACGTAATTATGTTACCATCACGTACAACTTTGGCTTTTTCTACAGTAATTGTATTATAGGCTTCTAATTCTGCAAATGCAGAGTGATAAGTAGTCGCTTTTTTACCATCAAGCAATTCATCCCGCATATTTTACCAAGTCCTGTAATTTTTACTCGTTCATTTCGTAAAGAAATGATAAATCTTATAGATATTTATGATTTTAAAAAGGAAAATTTCAACTTTTGTGATATAATTCAACTGCAAATAATTGTATCTAAATTAGGAGAAGTTATGGATTATTTTCGCATTATGATAATCGGCGCAATCGCAGGAACACTTTCAATGATACTTGTTTATATTTATTTATATTTCATGTATCGTGAACGATATATTGCGATTTGGACAATTGCTTGGTTTATGCTCTTATTGAGAAATATCTTTTTTGACTCTGGGATATTCGATTGGAAACACTCTATCTTCCCCTTTATGATCTATCAACTATTGTTTATAGGCTGTAGCTTAACATTTGTATGGGGTACCTCGATCTTTGTTGGTCGAACTTTCAAGAAATGGTGGGTGTATGGAGCCGTTAGCGCTTCACTATTAAGTATTGTATCTTTTTTATTGGAATTTCCTATCCTCTATAAATTAATACCGCCTACTTGGTTTGCAGGCATAGTGTTAGCATGGATAGCCATAGCTTTCATTCGTTATGTGGACTTAATCGGAATCGGTAGAATCATAATTGGCATTGCCTTCGCCTTATGGAGTATTCTGACTATAATTATGCCATTTTTCTTTGAAACCTTTCCTTATTTGATTGCTGTCACCGGTGGTATTTTAAGACTACTTATTACCATTAGTACTGTAATGGTCTTTTTAGAAAGAAGTAGCAGAGATTTAATTAATAAGGAAGCTCGTTATCGCT
Proteins encoded in this window:
- a CDS encoding DJ-1/PfpI family protein; protein product: MRDELLDGKKATTYHSAFAELEAYNTITVEKAKVVRDGNIITSAGVTSGLELDFYILKILFGNTLAKEVANKIEYAVDIDAL